The following are from one region of the Quercus robur chromosome 1, dhQueRobu3.1, whole genome shotgun sequence genome:
- the LOC126724193 gene encoding uncharacterized protein LOC126724193, whose product MVMARALLHLKSTIGFALACASQESQSQYRVQLPDKSRNARVLVLGGTGRVGGSTATALSNLCPDLQIIIAGRNREKGASMVATLGGRSEFAEVNIDNVKSLEAALRDVDLVVHTAGPFQQAEKCTVLEAAIHTKTAYIDVCDDTTYAWRAKSFKTRAVAANIPAITTAGIYPGVSNVMAAELVRASRSESKGEPERLRFYYYTAGSGGAGPTILATSFLLLGEEVVAYNKGETIKLKPYSGMLNIDFGKGIGKRDVYLLNLPEVRSAREVLGVPTVSARFGTAPFFWNWAMEAMTSLLPAEFLRDRSKVQELVQLFDPVVRSVDKVAGERVSMRVDLECSDGRNTVGIFSHRRLSVSVGASTAAFAIAVLEGSTQPGVWFPEEPEGIAIEAREILLKRAAQGTINFVMNKPSWMVETDPKELGLGIYV is encoded by the exons ATGGTTATGGCTCGGGCTTTGTTGCATTTGAAGAGCACAATTGGGTTTGCATTGGCCTGTGCTAGTCAAGAAAGCCAAAGCCAATACAGGGTTCAACTCCCAGACAAGTCTAGGAATGCACGTGTTTTGGTGCTGGGAGGAACGGGTCGGGTCGGAGGATCCACTGCCACTGCTCTTTCCAACCTCTGCCCTGACCTCCAAATCATCATTGCTGGTCGTAACAG GGAGAAGGGTGCTTCTATGGTGGCTACACTTGGGGGGAGGTCTGAGTTTGCTGAAGTCAACATTGACAATGTGAAAAGCCTGGAAGCAGCTTTAAGGG ATGTGGATCTTGTAGTTCATACTGCTGGTCCTTTCCAACAGGCAGAGAAATGCACTGTTCTGGAAGCTGCCATACATACCAAG ACAGCTTATATCGATGTTTGTGATGACACAACCTATGCATGGCGTGCTAAATCCTTCAAGACTAGAGCAGTAGCTGCAAATATTCCAGCTATTACAACAGCCGGAATTTACCCAGGAGTGAGCAATG TGATGGCAGCAGAGCTAGTTCGCGCTTCAAGAAGTGAAAGCAAGGGTGAGCCAGAGAGGCTACG ATTCTACTATTACACAGCAGGCAGTGGTGGTGCAGGTCCAACTATATTAGCTACTAGCTTTTTACTTCTTGGAGAGGAAGTGGTTGCATATAATAAAG GAGAAACGATCAAACTGAAGCCTTATAGTGGAATGCTCAACATTGACTTTGGAAAAGGAATTGGAAAGAGAGATGTTTACCTTTT GAATTTGCCTGAAGTAAGAAGTGCTCGTGAGGTTCTAGGAGTACCAACTGTTAGTGCTCGATTTGGAACTGCACCGTTCTTCTGGAATTGGGCAATGGAAGCAATGACAAGTCTTCTTCCAGCG GAGTTTTTGAGAGACAGAAGCAAAGTCCAAGAATTAGTTCAACTATTTGACCCTGTAGTCCGATCGGTTGATAAGGTCGCTGGAGAGCGTGTTTCAATGAGG GTTGATTTGGAATGTTCTGATGGGCGCAATACAGTTGGTATATTCAGTCATAGGAGACTCTCTGT ATCTGTGGGAGCTTCTACAGCTGCATTTGCTATAGCTGTTCTTGAGGGAAGTACACAGCCTGGAGTTTGGTTTCCTGAAGAG CCAGAGGGAATTGCAATTGAGGCAAGGGAAATTCTTCTCAAACGTGCTGCACAAGgaacaatcaattttgtaatgAACAA GCCATCATGGATGGTTGAGACAGACCCTAAAGAGCTTGGATTGGGAATATATGTATGA